One genomic segment of Ricinus communis isolate WT05 ecotype wild-type chromosome 5, ASM1957865v1, whole genome shotgun sequence includes these proteins:
- the LOC8284209 gene encoding protein DETOXIFICATION 40: MSSQPLLESFKSGHEDVDSELEEILSDTQSSPFKRLKSASCVELRLLFKLAAPAVVVYLLNNVVSMSTQIFCGHLGNLELAAVSLGNTGIQIFAYGLLLGMGSAVETLCGQAYGAHKYEMLGTYLQRSTVLLMATGIPLTLIYAFSKPILILLGEPIDIASAAALFVYGLIPQIFAYAANFPIQKFLQAQSIISPSAYISLAALAVHVLFTWLAVFKWNWGLFGAALILSLSWWLIVLAQFVYIVTSKRCRKTWAGFSLQAFFGLWGFFKLSAASAVMLCLEAWYFQILVLIAGLLENPEIQLDSLSVCMTISGWVFMISVGFNAAASVRVSNELGAGHPKSAAFSVIVVTLCSFIIAVIAAIVVMGLRDVLSYAFTDGEVVSKAVSELSPFLAVTLILNGVQPVLSGVAVGCGWQAFVAYVNVGCYYLIGVPLGVLLGFKFDLGAKGIWSGMIGGTFLQTLILIWVTYRTDWNKEVEKARQRLNSWEDKKEPLLEN; the protein is encoded by the exons ATGAGCTCTCAACCCTTGCTAGAAAGCTTCAAATCTGGCCATGAGGATGTGGACTCTGAGCTAGAAGAAATACTATCAGATACCCAATCATCGCCCTTTAAGCGGCTAAAATCAGCATCCTGCGTTGAACTTAGACTGCTATTCAAACTTGCAGCTCCAGCAGTAGTAGTTTACTTGCTCAACAATGTTGTTTCAATGTCAACTCAAATCTTTTGTGGTCATCTTGGAAATCTTGAGCTTGCTGCTGTTTCTCTTGGCAACACTGGTATCCAAATTTTTGCTTATGGCCTATTG CTTGGAATGGGAAGTGCAGTCGAAACCCTTTGTGGCCAAGCATATGGAGCTCACAAATACGAAATGTTAGGCACATATCTTCAAAGATCAACAGTTCTTCTCATGGCAACAGGGATCCCTCTAACATTGATCTATGCCTTCTCCAAACCCATCTTGATCTTGCTAGGTGAACCAATCGACATAGCATCCGCAGCTGCACTTTTTGTCTACGGGCTCATCCCTCAAATTTTTGCTTATGCTGCTAACTTCCCTATTCAAAAATTTctgcaagcacagagcataatCAGCCCTAGTGCATACATTTCACTAGCTGCACTTGCGGTGCACGTCTTGTTCACCTGGCTAGCGGTGTTCAAGTGGAACTGGGGCTTGTTTGGTGCAGCCCTGATACTGAGTTTATCTTGGTGGTTGATTGTGTTGGCCCAGTTTGTGTACATTGTAACAAGCAAGAGGTGTAGGAAAACATGGGCAGGTTTTAGCCTGCAGGCATTTTTTGGCCTTTGGGGTTTCTTTAAATTGTCTGCTGCATCAGCAGTAATGTTGTGCTTGGAGGCTTGGTACTTTCAAATTCTGGTTTTGATTGCTGGGTTGCTGGAAAATCCAGAGATTCAATTGGATTCTCTCTCAGTTTG CATGACAATATCAGGATGGGTCTTCATGATTTCAGTTGGATTCAATGCTGCTGCGAG TGTAAGAGTAAGCAATGAGCTAGGAGCAGGACATCCAAAATCAGCAGCATTTTCTGTTATAGTGGTGACCCTATGCTCTTTCATTATAGCTGTAATAGCAGCCATTGTTGTGATGGGATTGCGCGACGTCCTCAGCTATGCTTTCACTGATGGTGAAGTTGTTTCTAAAGCAGTCTCCGAACTCAGCCCTTTCCTGGCTGTTACTCTAATTCTTAATGGAGTTCAGCCTGTCTTGTCTG GGGTGGCTGTGGGATGTGGATGGCAAGCATTTGTGGCATATGTAAATGTTGGATGTTATTACCTGATTGGTGTTCCATTAGGGGTGCTTCTTGGCTTTAAGTTCGACCTAGGTGCCAAG GGAATATGGTCAGGAATGATCGGGGGCACGTTTCTGCAGactctgattttaatatgggTAACTTACCGAACCGACTGGAACAAAGAG
- the LOC8284206 gene encoding uncharacterized GPI-anchored protein At1g61900 isoform X4 has protein sequence MRGYALINRRLDDFLPEISPNAGPQPFLPILAPSPLQPFTNGSIPKLSGLCTLNFTAAESLMSMTSIDCLGVFAPLLANVICCPQLEATLAILIGQSSKETNVLALNGTVSKHCLSDIEQILVGQGAADNVKRICSVHPSNLTEGSCPVKDVNEFESTVDSSKLLAACMKIDPVRECCDQVCQNAISEAATRIALKASEILSLGGAHGLPEHSTRINDCKHIVLRWLASKLDPSHAKEVLRGLSNCNVNKVCPLVFPDMSHVAKGCGNGVSNTAGCCSAVDSYVSHLQKQTLITNLQALDCATTLGMELQKSNITRNVYSLCHISLKDFSLQVAKQESGCLLPSLPSDATLDKSSGISFICDLNDNIPAPWPSSSQLSASSCNKTVKIPALPAAASAQSGLYNEDVVFYVLFAASATMMMLS, from the exons ATGAGAGGCTATGCATTGATCAATAGAAGACTGGATGACTTTCTTCCTGAGATCTCGCCAAATGCAGGTCCTCAGCCATTTCTCCCTATTCTTGCACCTTCTCCATTGCAACCTTTCACAAATGGTTCTATACCAAAATTATCAG GACTTTGTACGTTGAACTTCACTGCTGCTGAAAGTTTGATGAGCATGACATCAATTGATTGCTTGGGCGTCTTCGCACCATTGTTGGCTAATGTTATATGTTGTCCACAGTTGGAAGCCACCCTTGCAATTCTTATTGGCCAATCCAGTAAAGAGACTAACGTGCTTGCTTTAAATGGGACTGTTTCCAAGCATTGCCTTTCGGATATTGAACAAATTTTGGTTGGTCAGGGTGCTGCAGATAATGTTAAGAGAATATGCTCAGTCCATCCATCAAATCTCACTGAAGGATCTTGCCCAGTTAAGGATGTGAATGAGTTTGAAAGCACTGTCGATTCATCTAAGCTTCTTGCTGCCTGCATGAAGATTGATCCTGTGAGAGAATGTTGTGACCAAGTATGTCAAAATGCCATATCAGAAGCTGCTACAAGAATTGCATTAAAAGCTTCTGAAATCTTGAGCCTAGGTGGGGCACATGGTTTACCTGAGCATTCAACTAGGATTAATGATTGTAAACATATTGTTCTCCGATGGTTGGCAAGTAAACTTGATCCTTCTCATGCAAAGGAGGTTCTCAGAGGACTATCTAATTGCAATGTTAATAAAG TTTGCCCTCTGGTTTTCCCTGACATGAGCCATGTTGCAAAGGGCTGTGGGAATGGAGTAAGTAACACTGCAGGGTGCTGTAGTGCCGTGGACAGCTATGTGTCTCACTTACAGAAACAGACTCTTATTACCAATTTGCAAGCTTTGGATTGTGCTACAACTCTAGGAATGGAGTTACAGAAATCAAATATTACTAGAAATGTTTATAGCCTTTGTCACATAAGCCTCAAGGATTTCTCACTCCAAG TTGCAAAACAAG AATCTGGATGCCTTCTACCAAGCTTGCCTTCTGACGCAACACTGGACAAGTCTTCAGGGATTAGCTTCATCTGTGATCTGAATGACAATATTCCTGCTCCATGGCCCTCTTCATCTCAGTTATCAGCATCATCGTGCAATAAAA CTGTGAAAATTCCAGCACTTCCTGCAGCTGCATCTGCTCAAAGTG GGCTTTATAATGAAGATGTCGTATTTTATGTGCTATTTGCTGCCTCAGCCACTATGATGATGCTGTCATAG
- the LOC8284206 gene encoding uncharacterized GPI-anchored protein At1g61900 isoform X3: MNEGVSLKLFSSSLNESYFMRGYALINRRLDDFLPEISPNAGPQPFLPILAPSPLQPFTNGSIPKLSGLCTLNFTAAESLMSMTSIDCLGVFAPLLANVICCPQLEATLAILIGQSSKETNVLALNGTVSKHCLSDIEQILVGQGAADNVKRICSVHPSNLTEGSCPVKDVNEFESTVDSSKLLAACMKIDPVRECCDQVCQNAISEAATRIALKASEILSLGGAHGLPEHSTRINDCKHIVLRWLASKLDPSHAKEVLRGLSNCNVNKVCPLVFPDMSHVAKGCGNGVSNTAGCCSAVDSYVSHLQKQTLITNLQALDCATTLGMELQKSNITRNVYSLCHISLKDFSLQVAKQESGCLLPSLPSDATLDKSSGISFICDLNDNIPAPWPSSSQLSASSCNKTVKIPALPAAASAQSGLYNEDVVFYVLFAASATMMMLS, from the exons GTCTAAATGAATCTTACTTTATGAGAGGCTATGCATTGATCAATAGAAGACTGGATGACTTTCTTCCTGAGATCTCGCCAAATGCAGGTCCTCAGCCATTTCTCCCTATTCTTGCACCTTCTCCATTGCAACCTTTCACAAATGGTTCTATACCAAAATTATCAG GACTTTGTACGTTGAACTTCACTGCTGCTGAAAGTTTGATGAGCATGACATCAATTGATTGCTTGGGCGTCTTCGCACCATTGTTGGCTAATGTTATATGTTGTCCACAGTTGGAAGCCACCCTTGCAATTCTTATTGGCCAATCCAGTAAAGAGACTAACGTGCTTGCTTTAAATGGGACTGTTTCCAAGCATTGCCTTTCGGATATTGAACAAATTTTGGTTGGTCAGGGTGCTGCAGATAATGTTAAGAGAATATGCTCAGTCCATCCATCAAATCTCACTGAAGGATCTTGCCCAGTTAAGGATGTGAATGAGTTTGAAAGCACTGTCGATTCATCTAAGCTTCTTGCTGCCTGCATGAAGATTGATCCTGTGAGAGAATGTTGTGACCAAGTATGTCAAAATGCCATATCAGAAGCTGCTACAAGAATTGCATTAAAAGCTTCTGAAATCTTGAGCCTAGGTGGGGCACATGGTTTACCTGAGCATTCAACTAGGATTAATGATTGTAAACATATTGTTCTCCGATGGTTGGCAAGTAAACTTGATCCTTCTCATGCAAAGGAGGTTCTCAGAGGACTATCTAATTGCAATGTTAATAAAG TTTGCCCTCTGGTTTTCCCTGACATGAGCCATGTTGCAAAGGGCTGTGGGAATGGAGTAAGTAACACTGCAGGGTGCTGTAGTGCCGTGGACAGCTATGTGTCTCACTTACAGAAACAGACTCTTATTACCAATTTGCAAGCTTTGGATTGTGCTACAACTCTAGGAATGGAGTTACAGAAATCAAATATTACTAGAAATGTTTATAGCCTTTGTCACATAAGCCTCAAGGATTTCTCACTCCAAG TTGCAAAACAAG AATCTGGATGCCTTCTACCAAGCTTGCCTTCTGACGCAACACTGGACAAGTCTTCAGGGATTAGCTTCATCTGTGATCTGAATGACAATATTCCTGCTCCATGGCCCTCTTCATCTCAGTTATCAGCATCATCGTGCAATAAAA CTGTGAAAATTCCAGCACTTCCTGCAGCTGCATCTGCTCAAAGTG GGCTTTATAATGAAGATGTCGTATTTTATGTGCTATTTGCTGCCTCAGCCACTATGATGATGCTGTCATAG
- the LOC8284206 gene encoding uncharacterized GPI-anchored protein At1g61900 isoform X1, which produces MEFEKLILLGGLLSFMLIVEVHWLFSSFPTIVWGCFLFTCDLSSLFACLNESYFMRGYALINRRLDDFLPEISPNAGPQPFLPILAPSPLQPFTNGSIPKLSGLCTLNFTAAESLMSMTSIDCLGVFAPLLANVICCPQLEATLAILIGQSSKETNVLALNGTVSKHCLSDIEQILVGQGAADNVKRICSVHPSNLTEGSCPVKDVNEFESTVDSSKLLAACMKIDPVRECCDQVCQNAISEAATRIALKASEILSLGGAHGLPEHSTRINDCKHIVLRWLASKLDPSHAKEVLRGLSNCNVNKVCPLVFPDMSHVAKGCGNGVSNTAGCCSAVDSYVSHLQKQTLITNLQALDCATTLGMELQKSNITRNVYSLCHISLKDFSLQVAKQESGCLLPSLPSDATLDKSSGISFICDLNDNIPAPWPSSSQLSASSCNKTVKIPALPAAASAQSGLYNEDVVFYVLFAASATMMMLS; this is translated from the exons GTCTAAATGAATCTTACTTTATGAGAGGCTATGCATTGATCAATAGAAGACTGGATGACTTTCTTCCTGAGATCTCGCCAAATGCAGGTCCTCAGCCATTTCTCCCTATTCTTGCACCTTCTCCATTGCAACCTTTCACAAATGGTTCTATACCAAAATTATCAG GACTTTGTACGTTGAACTTCACTGCTGCTGAAAGTTTGATGAGCATGACATCAATTGATTGCTTGGGCGTCTTCGCACCATTGTTGGCTAATGTTATATGTTGTCCACAGTTGGAAGCCACCCTTGCAATTCTTATTGGCCAATCCAGTAAAGAGACTAACGTGCTTGCTTTAAATGGGACTGTTTCCAAGCATTGCCTTTCGGATATTGAACAAATTTTGGTTGGTCAGGGTGCTGCAGATAATGTTAAGAGAATATGCTCAGTCCATCCATCAAATCTCACTGAAGGATCTTGCCCAGTTAAGGATGTGAATGAGTTTGAAAGCACTGTCGATTCATCTAAGCTTCTTGCTGCCTGCATGAAGATTGATCCTGTGAGAGAATGTTGTGACCAAGTATGTCAAAATGCCATATCAGAAGCTGCTACAAGAATTGCATTAAAAGCTTCTGAAATCTTGAGCCTAGGTGGGGCACATGGTTTACCTGAGCATTCAACTAGGATTAATGATTGTAAACATATTGTTCTCCGATGGTTGGCAAGTAAACTTGATCCTTCTCATGCAAAGGAGGTTCTCAGAGGACTATCTAATTGCAATGTTAATAAAG TTTGCCCTCTGGTTTTCCCTGACATGAGCCATGTTGCAAAGGGCTGTGGGAATGGAGTAAGTAACACTGCAGGGTGCTGTAGTGCCGTGGACAGCTATGTGTCTCACTTACAGAAACAGACTCTTATTACCAATTTGCAAGCTTTGGATTGTGCTACAACTCTAGGAATGGAGTTACAGAAATCAAATATTACTAGAAATGTTTATAGCCTTTGTCACATAAGCCTCAAGGATTTCTCACTCCAAG TTGCAAAACAAG AATCTGGATGCCTTCTACCAAGCTTGCCTTCTGACGCAACACTGGACAAGTCTTCAGGGATTAGCTTCATCTGTGATCTGAATGACAATATTCCTGCTCCATGGCCCTCTTCATCTCAGTTATCAGCATCATCGTGCAATAAAA CTGTGAAAATTCCAGCACTTCCTGCAGCTGCATCTGCTCAAAGTG GGCTTTATAATGAAGATGTCGTATTTTATGTGCTATTTGCTGCCTCAGCCACTATGATGATGCTGTCATAG
- the LOC8284206 gene encoding uncharacterized GPI-anchored protein At1g61900 isoform X2: MNEGVSLKLFSSSMVLIEVFLLFLSLNESYFMRGYALINRRLDDFLPEISPNAGPQPFLPILAPSPLQPFTNGSIPKLSGLCTLNFTAAESLMSMTSIDCLGVFAPLLANVICCPQLEATLAILIGQSSKETNVLALNGTVSKHCLSDIEQILVGQGAADNVKRICSVHPSNLTEGSCPVKDVNEFESTVDSSKLLAACMKIDPVRECCDQVCQNAISEAATRIALKASEILSLGGAHGLPEHSTRINDCKHIVLRWLASKLDPSHAKEVLRGLSNCNVNKVCPLVFPDMSHVAKGCGNGVSNTAGCCSAVDSYVSHLQKQTLITNLQALDCATTLGMELQKSNITRNVYSLCHISLKDFSLQVAKQESGCLLPSLPSDATLDKSSGISFICDLNDNIPAPWPSSSQLSASSCNKTVKIPALPAAASAQSGLYNEDVVFYVLFAASATMMMLS; this comes from the exons GTCTAAATGAATCTTACTTTATGAGAGGCTATGCATTGATCAATAGAAGACTGGATGACTTTCTTCCTGAGATCTCGCCAAATGCAGGTCCTCAGCCATTTCTCCCTATTCTTGCACCTTCTCCATTGCAACCTTTCACAAATGGTTCTATACCAAAATTATCAG GACTTTGTACGTTGAACTTCACTGCTGCTGAAAGTTTGATGAGCATGACATCAATTGATTGCTTGGGCGTCTTCGCACCATTGTTGGCTAATGTTATATGTTGTCCACAGTTGGAAGCCACCCTTGCAATTCTTATTGGCCAATCCAGTAAAGAGACTAACGTGCTTGCTTTAAATGGGACTGTTTCCAAGCATTGCCTTTCGGATATTGAACAAATTTTGGTTGGTCAGGGTGCTGCAGATAATGTTAAGAGAATATGCTCAGTCCATCCATCAAATCTCACTGAAGGATCTTGCCCAGTTAAGGATGTGAATGAGTTTGAAAGCACTGTCGATTCATCTAAGCTTCTTGCTGCCTGCATGAAGATTGATCCTGTGAGAGAATGTTGTGACCAAGTATGTCAAAATGCCATATCAGAAGCTGCTACAAGAATTGCATTAAAAGCTTCTGAAATCTTGAGCCTAGGTGGGGCACATGGTTTACCTGAGCATTCAACTAGGATTAATGATTGTAAACATATTGTTCTCCGATGGTTGGCAAGTAAACTTGATCCTTCTCATGCAAAGGAGGTTCTCAGAGGACTATCTAATTGCAATGTTAATAAAG TTTGCCCTCTGGTTTTCCCTGACATGAGCCATGTTGCAAAGGGCTGTGGGAATGGAGTAAGTAACACTGCAGGGTGCTGTAGTGCCGTGGACAGCTATGTGTCTCACTTACAGAAACAGACTCTTATTACCAATTTGCAAGCTTTGGATTGTGCTACAACTCTAGGAATGGAGTTACAGAAATCAAATATTACTAGAAATGTTTATAGCCTTTGTCACATAAGCCTCAAGGATTTCTCACTCCAAG TTGCAAAACAAG AATCTGGATGCCTTCTACCAAGCTTGCCTTCTGACGCAACACTGGACAAGTCTTCAGGGATTAGCTTCATCTGTGATCTGAATGACAATATTCCTGCTCCATGGCCCTCTTCATCTCAGTTATCAGCATCATCGTGCAATAAAA CTGTGAAAATTCCAGCACTTCCTGCAGCTGCATCTGCTCAAAGTG GGCTTTATAATGAAGATGTCGTATTTTATGTGCTATTTGCTGCCTCAGCCACTATGATGATGCTGTCATAG